The window CTGCCGGTTCCGGCGCTGCTCCTCTTCTGCTCGGCGTGACCGTGCTTACCTCCATGGCGCAGGAAGACCTGCCGCAGGGCTTCAGCACATCCCTGTCGGAAACGGTTCTGCAACTGGCTTCGGCGGGCAGCCGTTGGGGCATTCACGGTGTTGTCTGTTCCGGCCACGAGGTTGCCGCCATAAAAAATAGTTGTGGAAATGGTTACTTATGTCTTACTCCTGGAATACGCCCCGTAGCGCTTGGCGATGACCAGCGCAGGACCATGACGCCGGCGCAGGCCGTGCAGGCAGGGTCGGATTTCCTTGTGGTGGGACGCCCGGTAACCGGATCGGATGATCCTGTCTCCGCGGCACACGCCATACTGGAAGCCATGCGGCAGGCCTAGCTTCCTGCCGTCGTGAGTCTGGATTGCTGCGAAAGGCGTCGATGGTGACTTTTTAGAACTGTGCAGCGCGGTAGCGCACGGCGGCAAACAATACCTTGTCAGAAAGCCAGAGGTCGCTGCATGGCGACTCTTGCCCTTGGGAGAGAATATGGGAGAGCAGAAGGAGCAAGCGGCCGGGACCAAAGAGCGTGAACCTATCAAGGGTATTTTTTCCACGCAGGAATTGAAGAAGGTAGGGGCGGGCACCACGGTGCGCAAAACCGTCCAGAAAGCTTTCTGGTCTGTGGAGGAAGCCGGCGGCAAGATTGAGGTGCAGCCCCTCAACGCCAACTATGTGCCTTCCGGTCCCAAGAGGACCATCAGTCTTGAGGAGCTGATCGAAAAGTTTCAGCCGGAACCGGAGTTCTACGTACAGACCGTGTTCCCCAAGATGAAGGAGCTAAACAAGACCATTGCCCGTGCCGACAGGCACCGCCAGCGGGGTGAGGGCTTCAGCGCCGAATTCGAATACAATAACGCCCTCAAGGTGGACGAACAGAACGTGCGTGCCAACTTCGGGCTGGGACTGACCTACCTTGACCGCGGCGAGACAGAGAAGGCGGATAACATCTTCGAACGTCTCGTCAAGCTGGATGCCGCCTTCGACGTTGAGCACAAGCATCTGTTCAATGAATTCGGCATCAACCTGCGCAAGAACAAGATGCTTGATCAGGCGCGGGACTACTACTCAAGGGCGCTTGAGCTTTCCGGTAATGACGAGAACCTGCACTACAATGTGGCCCGCGTCTGTCTGGAGAAGCAGGAATATGCGCCCTGCGCCGAACATCTGCTCAAATGTCTGGCTATCAACCCCTCTCTTGATGCGGCTGTGAAATTTCTCCTCTGGCTGAAGCAGAAGGATTTTGTTCCGGCGGAAAAGAAGGCCGAGGTGGATGCGCAACTCGTCAAATCCGCCCAGGCCATCAAGCGCCAGAAGGAAGGCGGCGAGGCTCCTGCCGCCAAGCCGGAAGGAACTGCAGCGCCTGCAACGCCTCAGGAGGCTGAGGGGGAAGCGGAGTAATAGGGAGATGTGCGCGCAGCGAAATTGCCCTCCGGATTCTTTCCGGGGCGGACAATACGCGAGCGCAGTTGTCTTGCAGTGAAGACCGGTCTGGCGTCTTTGGATGATTCGTTCTTAACCTGAGTTGTGTGGCGGGGTCACGTAACAGGAGCGGAAATGCAGCATCACATGGAAGCGCAGGATTTTTTGGCGGACCTGTTGCAGAGCATGCAGGATCTTCCCTATGAGCCGAGCCTGCTAAGCGATCTCTTTTCGCTTACAAAGGATAATTCCCCCGCGTCACTGGAAGCCATAGGCCAGACCATAGCCCGCGGACAGGGGCTTGCCGCCCGTGTTCTTTCCATTGCCAATTCCGCTTATTACGGCCTGCAGTCGGAGGTTTCCTCCGTCTCGCGGGCCGTTGCCGTTCTTGGTCTAAAAGAGGTGCGCAACCTTGTTCTGGCCATCGGTGTTGCCGAGATTGCCAGCAAACGCAAGATGCCGAAAAAATTCGAGATAGCCGAATACTGGATGCATCAGGTGGGCGTTGGCGAAGCGGCGCGTCTTATCGCTCTGCATGCGGCAAAGAAAGGGGAAAAGGAAGATCCCGATACCCTCTATACTGCAGGCCTGCTGCATGACCTTGGCAAACTCTTCATAGCTTCTTTCAGGCCGTTGACCTGGGCAGCCATCCGCAAGTTGCGTGATACCGCGCAGATATCCGATGCAGAGGCAGAGGACCGCTATTGGGGCATGGACCATGCCGTTATTGCGGCGCATGTCCTTTCTTACTGGAACCTGCCGGATGTCCTGACTGACCCCATCAGCTGGCACCACCAGCCCCGCCTTGCCGGAGAGCACAAGTGCGCCGCCGCCATGCTGCATGTGGCTAATGCCCTGTTGCACAGCCGGGAGGCGCAGGCTATACCCATGTCCGAGACGGCAACGGCTCTGCTCTCCCGATTCGTGCCCGATATGGAGCAATTCGAGAGCGAGCTTGCCCTGCGGCTGGCCCCCGACAATATCCGGGCCTTTGTTTCACACCTCATCTAGGTTGCCTTCGTTCGCACATCACGGAGTCTCTTTTGTCCAAACAGTGGATTTCCCGTTCGGCAGACCCTGCACCGCAGGGCCTTTCTGCCTGGGCGGAACAACTGGAAATTTCGGATTTTCTGGCGGAACTTCTGTGGCATCGCGGCCTGCAGAGCCGTGAGGATATGCAGCAGTACCTCAGCCCCTTTCTGCGTCAGCTTGCTCCGCTGTGCCAATGGCCCGGTCTGGAGGAGGCGGCGGACGTGCTTGCACAGGGGCTGGCGGAAGGTCGCCAACTGGCCGTGTGGGGCGATTATGACGTGGATGGCGTGACCTCCACGGCTTTGGTGAAGAGCTTTCTGGCAGG is drawn from Desulfovibrio mangrovi and contains these coding sequences:
- the pyrF gene encoding orotidine-5'-phosphate decarboxylase, giving the protein MADLVIALDYPDARGALAMAERLKGADVWMKVGLELFTAEGPSLISRIKDMGFKVFLDMKFFDIPNTVRGAVRSSVRHGVDMVNIHLMGGERMARAAMEGLQEGAAGSGAAPLLLGVTVLTSMAQEDLPQGFSTSLSETVLQLASAGSRWGIHGVVCSGHEVAAIKNSCGNGYLCLTPGIRPVALGDDQRRTMTPAQAVQAGSDFLVVGRPVTGSDDPVSAAHAILEAMRQA
- a CDS encoding HDOD domain-containing protein — translated: MQHHMEAQDFLADLLQSMQDLPYEPSLLSDLFSLTKDNSPASLEAIGQTIARGQGLAARVLSIANSAYYGLQSEVSSVSRAVAVLGLKEVRNLVLAIGVAEIASKRKMPKKFEIAEYWMHQVGVGEAARLIALHAAKKGEKEDPDTLYTAGLLHDLGKLFIASFRPLTWAAIRKLRDTAQISDAEAEDRYWGMDHAVIAAHVLSYWNLPDVLTDPISWHHQPRLAGEHKCAAAMLHVANALLHSREAQAIPMSETATALLSRFVPDMEQFESELALRLAPDNIRAFVSHLI